A portion of the Salmo trutta chromosome 1, fSalTru1.1, whole genome shotgun sequence genome contains these proteins:
- the LOC115202873 gene encoding growth factor receptor-bound protein 2, whose translation MEARGKYEFNATAEDELSFRKGDILKILGSQNEWFKAELHGQEGFVPQNYIERQTPSWFKETASRSSAEELLMSREVGGFLIRGSQSSPGEFSISVRHEFDVQHFKVMKDSKGHYFLWSEKFISLNKLVDFYKNTSISKQRDIYLRDGSRDDQSPSAPQPLKRGSLPEERSYGAPTVATSHRRASDLPHSQQSKRPGMGERAHTIGTPGRNTPLNSLPAPQRTSETMPHPQRAVIQVKAVYDFTAEEGDELGFRAGDVIDILDHSDPSWWQGRLRGKSGLFPANYTTPL comes from the exons ATGGAAGCCAGAGGAAAGTACGAGTTTAATGCTACGGCAGAGGATGAGCTGAGCTTCCGAAAGGGAGACATCCTGAAA ATTCTAGGTAGTCAAAATGAGTGGTTTAAGGCAGAGCTGCATGGACAGGAAGGCTTTGTGCCCCAAAACTACATTGAGAGACAAACCCCAAG ctgGTTCAAGGAAACGGCAAGCCGCAGCTCTGCTGAGGAGCTCCTGATGTCTAGGGAGGTGGGGGGATTCCTGATCCGTGGCAGTCAGAGCTCCCCTGGAGAATTCTCCATCTCTGTCAG ACATGAGTTTGACGTGCAGCATTTCAAAGTGATGAAGGACAGCAAAGGCCACTACTTCCTGTGGTCAGAGAAGTTCATTTCCCTCAACAAGCTGGTGGACTTCTACAAGAACACCTCCATCTCCAAGCAACGGGACATCTACCTTAGAGACGGTAGCCGGGATGACCAGAGCCCATCCGCACCCCAACCG TTGAAGAGAGGGAGTCTACCTGAGGAGAGGAGCTATGGGGCCCCTACTGTAGCCACGTCACACCGCAGGGCCTCAGACCTTCCTCACAGTCAGCAG agTAAGAGACCTGGGATGGGGGAGAGGGCTCACACCATAGGCACCCCTGGTAGAAACACCCCCCTAAACTCTCTCCCAGCCCCCCAAAGGACATCTGAAACCATGCCTCATCCACAG agggcagtcatacaggtgaaagcagtgTACGACTTCACAGCGGAGGAAGGGGACGAGCTAGGCTTCCGTGCAGGTGATGTCATTGACATTTTGGATCATTCTGATCCATCGTGGTGGCAAGGAAGATTGCGGGGTAAAAGTGGTCTGTTCCCTGCTAACTATACCACACCATTATGA